From one Myxococcota bacterium genomic stretch:
- a CDS encoding matrixin family metalloprotease, protein MKAACPAVLLLALCGCQSAPVEYRHNRWDYWSFAKRFADLPEPNYLPWALHRELLPDGKEGLVVCRWADDALPLRYFVEPPVIPESLAGEWAERRPEDYVTAVDEAFALWQRALGGPARFQSVASRKEAQVTIHLAAEVEEVEEGQVLGVVHGEAERCTVTKAGPGADQVQIRFAPHDASVFIADSVGLLTPRQVRAVALHEIGHVLGVSGQHSPLAGDVMFPVAGDRRIEALSEHDKNTLRALYSLPPGTIYARLAEVQPPKIGAVRREPPTLAGETIDPRHGFEVHFPKGWQVIKTPSGWIAVDGVSWDYDASIQVVASRGDVGSHLSLLAGRSRARGDDVRREVFELDGETVARLIARGPERAEQSDVVDWGDGFVLVVMADAATKDFEFYRPWFQRVLLSVQHIDSPVTRKPKASR, encoded by the coding sequence ATGAAGGCCGCCTGCCCCGCCGTGCTGCTGCTCGCCCTGTGCGGCTGCCAGAGCGCGCCGGTCGAGTACCGCCACAACCGCTGGGACTACTGGAGCTTCGCCAAGCGCTTCGCCGACCTGCCCGAGCCGAACTATCTGCCCTGGGCGCTGCACCGCGAGCTCCTGCCCGACGGCAAGGAGGGCCTGGTGGTGTGCCGCTGGGCCGACGACGCGCTGCCGCTGCGCTACTTCGTGGAGCCGCCGGTGATTCCCGAGTCACTCGCCGGCGAGTGGGCGGAGCGCCGGCCCGAGGACTACGTGACCGCGGTCGACGAGGCGTTCGCGCTCTGGCAGCGCGCGCTCGGCGGCCCGGCCCGCTTCCAGAGCGTGGCGAGCCGCAAGGAGGCGCAGGTCACGATCCACCTCGCCGCCGAGGTCGAAGAGGTCGAGGAAGGGCAGGTGCTCGGCGTGGTGCACGGCGAGGCCGAGCGCTGCACGGTCACCAAGGCCGGCCCCGGCGCCGACCAGGTGCAGATCCGCTTCGCGCCCCACGACGCCTCGGTGTTCATCGCGGACTCGGTCGGCCTGCTCACGCCGCGCCAGGTGCGCGCGGTGGCGCTGCACGAGATCGGCCACGTGCTGGGTGTCTCGGGCCAGCACAGTCCCCTGGCGGGCGACGTCATGTTCCCGGTCGCGGGCGACCGGCGCATCGAGGCGCTGTCGGAGCACGACAAGAACACGCTGCGCGCGCTCTACTCACTCCCGCCCGGCACGATCTACGCGCGCCTGGCCGAGGTGCAGCCGCCCAAGATCGGCGCCGTGCGGCGCGAGCCGCCCACGCTCGCGGGCGAGACCATCGACCCGCGCCACGGCTTCGAGGTGCACTTCCCGAAGGGCTGGCAGGTGATCAAGACGCCGAGCGGCTGGATCGCCGTCGACGGAGTGTCTTGGGACTACGACGCGTCGATCCAGGTCGTGGCCTCGCGCGGCGACGTGGGCTCGCACCTGTCGCTCCTGGCCGGGCGCAGCCGCGCGCGCGGCGACGACGTGCGCCGCGAGGTGTTCGAGCTCGACGGCGAGACGGTCGCGCGCCTGATCGCGCGCGGCCCCGAGCGCGCCGAGCAGAGCGACGTGGTCGACTGGGGTGACGGCTTCGTGCTGGTGGTCATGGCCGACGCAGCCACCAAGGACTTCGAGTTCTACCGGCCCTGGTTCCAGCGCGTGCTGCTGTCGGTGCAGCACATCGACTCACCGGTCACTCGGAAGCCGAAGGCTTCGCGCTGA